In Ferrimicrobium sp., the following are encoded in one genomic region:
- a CDS encoding metallophosphoesterase, which translates to MTRIVHVSDLHFELAPERFKPGIRQILDRSIPLLQATDPDLLVVTGDLTSYGCFDRSQLMGVRRWLDGLGLAYLAIPGNHDLSANTVRGSAYPIMETYEAVPWKRTNFASTFDQEPLVIVQEGPLTLLAIALREGDPDGALEQLSAALDDLDGPALVLGHYPLVATKDLGVLATFGYEGYIDGVRDRLLNLLLAQPLVRAYLCGHVHAQTVTTLGGELVQLSAGGLGPGASAGWILDVKGPNLEVRSLPGGGPRAFWPQEMLGDCDPLDYHLWCGNEPLIIPLSPSVS; encoded by the coding sequence ATGACACGGATTGTGCATGTCTCGGATCTGCACTTCGAACTCGCGCCCGAGCGTTTCAAACCAGGCATTCGTCAGATTCTTGACCGGTCGATCCCCCTGCTACAGGCGACTGATCCGGATCTCCTCGTCGTTACCGGTGACCTCACCAGCTACGGATGTTTTGATCGAAGTCAACTCATGGGAGTCCGTCGATGGCTCGATGGGCTTGGTCTTGCGTACCTCGCGATCCCTGGAAATCATGATCTATCGGCGAACACGGTGCGTGGCAGCGCCTATCCCATCATGGAGACTTATGAAGCGGTTCCTTGGAAGCGAACGAACTTTGCATCCACCTTCGATCAAGAGCCACTTGTCATCGTCCAAGAGGGTCCCCTCACACTGTTGGCCATCGCGTTACGAGAGGGTGATCCCGACGGTGCTCTTGAACAACTCTCCGCGGCACTCGACGATCTTGATGGTCCGGCACTCGTGTTGGGTCACTATCCTCTCGTTGCGACCAAAGACCTCGGAGTGCTAGCGACTTTTGGTTATGAGGGCTACATCGACGGCGTGCGTGACCGACTGCTCAACCTATTGTTGGCACAACCACTGGTGCGGGCCTACCTCTGCGGTCACGTCCATGCCCAAACCGTGACCACCCTTGGCGGTGAGCTGGTGCAGCTCTCCGCGGGCGGGCTTGGCCCTGGGGCGAGCGCTGGTTGGATCCTCGATGTCAAGGGACCCAACCTTGAGGTGCGCTCCCTCCCTGGAGGAGGGCCTCGGGCCTTCTGGCCCCAAGAGATGCTTGGCGATTGCGACCCGCTTGACTATCACCTCTGGTGTGGCAACGAGCCTCTGATCATCCCGCTCTCCCCGTCTGTCAGCTAG
- a CDS encoding HEAT repeat domain-containing protein — MLRSGAGLSTLGKGTVLTIAKCRLLAITIFATQPILIDCEVHRSGDTACLLQRRSRLRRAWDNELDHLLQATDVPQPIRASIFEQLANSPDPNSRLIPAQNPDCSPGIAAALAQDWWWEVRAGIAANPCCPTGVQQTLVTDENPWVRRALAENLQAEPGFIGVMATDPDFGVRDAAAEHPRCPVDAQISLTEDDRWEIRRSIAKRQDAPVAALTILAVDPEPWVRFFVAANPRTPDHLRAALLTDPDAKVRSMARHAHTTTARLANSLAFGLNQVLPQTKRADQP, encoded by the coding sequence ATGCTACGCTCGGGCGCGGGGCTCTCCACTCTTGGCAAAGGTACGGTCCTGACCATCGCGAAGTGCCGTCTCCTAGCGATCACGATCTTCGCAACCCAACCGATCCTGATCGACTGCGAGGTACATCGAAGCGGCGACACTGCCTGTCTTCTCCAGCGACGGTCTCGTCTCCGCCGTGCATGGGACAACGAGCTCGACCATTTGCTCCAGGCCACCGATGTGCCCCAACCGATCAGGGCGAGCATCTTCGAACAACTCGCGAACTCACCCGATCCGAATAGTCGGCTCATCCCAGCTCAAAACCCAGACTGCTCTCCCGGCATCGCTGCAGCGTTAGCCCAGGATTGGTGGTGGGAGGTACGCGCCGGTATCGCCGCAAATCCGTGCTGCCCCACCGGGGTTCAACAGACACTCGTCACCGATGAGAACCCATGGGTCAGGCGGGCACTGGCTGAAAACCTCCAAGCCGAACCGGGCTTCATCGGGGTGATGGCCACAGATCCCGACTTCGGGGTACGTGATGCTGCTGCCGAGCATCCCCGTTGTCCAGTGGATGCGCAGATCAGCCTCACCGAGGATGATCGATGGGAGATTCGCCGATCTATCGCCAAGCGCCAGGATGCTCCGGTCGCGGCGCTTACCATTCTCGCTGTTGATCCTGAGCCGTGGGTGCGCTTCTTTGTCGCCGCGAACCCACGTACCCCGGATCACCTGCGAGCGGCACTCTTAACCGACCCAGATGCAAAGGTCCGATCGATGGCACGACACGCGCATACCACCACCGCTCGCTTGGCCAACTCACTTGCCTTCGGCCTCAACCAAGTCCTCCCTCAGACCAAGAGAGCGGATCAACCCTAG
- a CDS encoding tyrosine-protein phosphatase produces the protein MDTFKIANTRDGQRMIEEQRWIPLDGAANVRDLGGYPVGRDGVIRSREIFRGDSPHRLTRSDVERLRAAGIRTRIDLRRDEELIRFGSGPIGQVVAITMHAPLRPTLADPGSGSQSLGELYRRYLLESPYELASALRFLADPLQRPALFHCYAGKDRTGVLTALLLSVLGVTDEVIVADYAKTTLVRDAFLALAGEELGISREGELTADSPALAADPETMAATLDWLKMTFGSAQSYLEGAGLSSEIIGRLRADLVVS, from the coding sequence ATGGATACCTTCAAGATTGCGAATACGAGAGATGGTCAGCGGATGATTGAAGAGCAACGATGGATACCACTTGACGGTGCGGCCAACGTTCGCGACCTTGGAGGCTATCCAGTAGGACGAGATGGTGTGATTCGATCGAGGGAGATCTTTCGTGGAGACTCACCGCATCGCCTCACCCGCAGCGACGTCGAGCGACTCCGAGCCGCGGGTATCCGTACCCGGATTGATCTACGACGTGATGAGGAGCTCATCCGTTTTGGTAGTGGGCCCATTGGTCAGGTCGTGGCGATCACGATGCATGCGCCACTGCGCCCAACGTTGGCAGATCCTGGTTCGGGATCGCAGTCGCTTGGTGAACTGTACCGACGGTATCTTCTCGAGAGTCCCTACGAGTTGGCCAGTGCGCTACGTTTCCTGGCGGATCCGCTACAGCGACCTGCGCTTTTCCACTGTTATGCCGGTAAGGATAGGACAGGGGTGTTGACGGCGCTGCTGTTATCGGTCCTTGGCGTAACTGATGAGGTCATTGTGGCTGATTACGCTAAGACCACTCTCGTCCGGGATGCCTTCTTGGCCTTAGCCGGCGAGGAGTTAGGCATCTCTCGCGAAGGTGAGCTGACGGCGGACTCCCCAGCATTGGCTGCCGATCCGGAGACGATGGCAGCGACTCTGGATTGGCTGAAGATGACGTTTGGCTCCGCACAGTCCTATCTTGAGGGCGCTGGCTTATCGTCCGAGATCATCGGCCGACTACGAGCCGACCTCGTCGTCTCGTAG
- a CDS encoding RNA-guided endonuclease TnpB family protein encodes MELNRRGCLATTTGRVGQLSRSMQPGRRWPLMQGPRDLGLRSLATIADSDGNIEVFPNPAPLRTTRTERRRVGRALSRRIPGSNGYRRAKAKLAKLDRKSVYIRRESVHQLTRYLVDNYGEVHIEDLNLAAMRQSMGRRAFRRSVSDAGLGGFRPTLTYKAKRAGVTVVVVDRFFPSSQIHHDCSGRLMGAKLTKRLTCEVCHVEVDRDDNAGLNIRDWSVTSPGLVEASALFVPRPLSGTGDSSDDGMTHHLERARKTSNNAGRTRRGKNNSWTSEHENLVKGASS; translated from the coding sequence ATGGAATTGAATCGGAGAGGCTGTCTCGCCACGACGACCGGGCGGGTGGGACAACTTTCGCGATCGATGCAACCTGGACGGAGATGGCCGTTGATGCAAGGCCCTAGGGATCTCGGACTGAGGTCGCTAGCAACGATAGCCGACAGTGACGGCAATATAGAAGTCTTTCCCAACCCAGCACCACTACGTACGACGCGTACCGAGCGTCGTAGGGTTGGGCGCGCTCTTTCACGACGGATACCCGGTTCAAACGGATACAGGCGAGCGAAAGCCAAGCTCGCCAAGCTAGACCGCAAGTCCGTATACATCCGTCGTGAAAGTGTCCACCAGCTAACTCGTTATTTGGTGGATAACTACGGCGAGGTACATATTGAAGATCTGAATCTCGCCGCCATGAGGCAGAGCATGGGAAGACGAGCCTTTCGACGTTCGGTATCTGATGCCGGACTCGGAGGCTTTCGACCAACACTCACCTACAAGGCCAAACGAGCCGGAGTAACGGTAGTCGTCGTTGATCGCTTCTTCCCTTCATCGCAAATCCACCATGACTGCTCAGGCAGACTCATGGGTGCAAAGCTCACCAAGAGGCTCACTTGTGAGGTGTGTCACGTTGAGGTGGATCGCGATGACAATGCTGGGCTCAATATCCGTGACTGGTCGGTTACCAGTCCTGGTCTAGTTGAGGCCAGTGCCCTGTTCGTTCCCAGGCCCTTATCGGGTACAGGCGACAGTTCAGATGATGGGATGACTCATCACCTGGAGAGAGCGCGTAAGACCAGTAACAATGCTGGCCGTACTCGGAGAGGCAAGAACAACTCTTGGACAAGTGAGCATGAGAACCTTGTAAAAGGTGCATCATCATGA
- a CDS encoding APC family permease, which translates to MEPDELNKADPAALTSPAGQPHHLQPGIVSVWGLVSQSIAGMAPTCDVVAFMTAGAAFALVALPLSYLFAFILMFIEVNTLYHLSKHRGSAGGYYSYVSAGLGAKPALVTAIMVVFYQLISVAGVPIYVAGVFLPGIARSYFGVTLPGWFWIPMMLVFIGVPWLLSVLGIRPTVKAMLFTSSLEIVFLIVASIIIIARSHVAAPLHPFTFASVGVKGVALGMIFAITSFIGVGSHAPLGEEAKGVRTQQGRLIGKAAILSLTLVGVALTISAYALTVGWGEARMALFSKAAAPGVQVFLHYLGPIGAVALVVLAINSALMDDLALMTSTARVLYAVSRDKLLQTSFATVNGKRAPAASVTFVGATAILVGLVFGLWLGPAQAFDVLTTAVLFGLVTAHTLMNLSLMRISYRERRVTQLAFHFVLPIIAMGLFWMVLYETVVPLVFPLAWAAIFWLVILIGAIVWTYIKMGGDRGLTRQAGHQLGLAHEEHPLDTVDSLGLWRET; encoded by the coding sequence ATGGAACCAGACGAGTTGAACAAGGCCGACCCAGCTGCGCTGACCTCACCAGCCGGCCAGCCTCACCATCTCCAGCCTGGGATCGTCTCGGTTTGGGGTCTGGTCAGTCAAAGCATCGCCGGCATGGCCCCGACCTGTGACGTCGTCGCCTTTATGACCGCTGGAGCCGCCTTTGCGCTCGTGGCCCTGCCGCTCTCATACCTCTTTGCCTTCATCCTTATGTTCATCGAGGTCAACACCCTCTATCACCTCTCCAAGCATCGCGGTTCAGCTGGAGGTTACTATAGCTACGTCTCGGCAGGGCTCGGAGCAAAGCCAGCATTGGTGACCGCCATCATGGTCGTCTTCTACCAGCTGATCAGTGTCGCTGGTGTACCGATCTACGTCGCCGGTGTCTTCTTGCCAGGGATCGCTCGATCGTATTTTGGCGTCACCCTTCCGGGCTGGTTCTGGATCCCGATGATGCTGGTCTTCATCGGAGTACCCTGGCTACTCTCCGTACTCGGCATTCGTCCAACCGTCAAGGCGATGCTCTTCACGAGCTCGCTGGAGATCGTCTTTCTCATCGTCGCGTCGATCATCATCATCGCCCGCTCTCATGTCGCAGCTCCCTTGCATCCCTTCACCTTCGCCTCGGTTGGCGTCAAGGGGGTCGCTCTCGGCATGATCTTTGCCATCACCAGCTTCATCGGTGTCGGTAGCCACGCCCCACTTGGCGAGGAGGCCAAGGGAGTTCGCACCCAACAAGGAAGGCTGATCGGCAAGGCCGCAATCCTCTCCCTCACTCTGGTAGGAGTAGCACTGACCATCTCGGCCTACGCGCTCACCGTCGGCTGGGGAGAGGCACGAATGGCACTCTTCTCAAAGGCTGCCGCCCCAGGTGTACAGGTATTCCTCCACTATCTCGGACCCATTGGTGCCGTGGCACTTGTCGTCCTCGCGATCAACAGCGCGCTCATGGACGATCTCGCCCTCATGACCAGCACCGCTAGGGTCCTCTACGCCGTGAGCCGCGACAAGCTTCTCCAGACGAGCTTTGCCACCGTCAACGGCAAACGTGCGCCAGCGGCCAGTGTCACCTTCGTGGGCGCCACAGCAATTCTGGTGGGATTGGTCTTTGGCCTCTGGCTTGGGCCAGCTCAGGCCTTTGACGTCCTCACCACCGCGGTCTTATTTGGCCTTGTGACCGCCCACACGCTCATGAACCTCTCATTGATGCGCATCTCCTACCGAGAACGACGCGTCACCCAGTTGGCTTTTCACTTCGTGCTCCCTATCATCGCAATGGGCCTGTTTTGGATGGTGCTCTATGAGACCGTTGTCCCGTTGGTCTTCCCACTCGCATGGGCAGCTATCTTCTGGCTCGTGATCCTGATCGGAGCGATCGTCTGGACTTACATCAAAATGGGCGGTGATCGTGGTCTCACCCGGCAGGCCGGCCATCAACTCGGTCTGGCTCATGAGGAACACCCCCTCGACACCGTCGATAGTCTTGGCCTTTGGCGAGAGACTTGA
- a CDS encoding amidase, with protein MDELWRYDATGLAELIRSKQVSSLEVTDAAISRIEMFNPILNAVIVDRFEQAREEARRNRSGSFAGVPLLLKDLGAAQEGEPFWLGSAVLRNADYRAPVTSYYVQALCDAGFIVIGRTNAPEFGTNITTEPVSTGATRNPWNLEYSSGGSSGGSAAAVASGMAPVGQASDGGGSIRFPASYCGLVGLKPSRGRVSKGPLAGDGWAGSTIDGALTRSIRDAAAVLDVMAGYRSGDPYTAPAFAQPLIEEVNQPVRRLRIGVLDHSLLRAAQTDPRVTEAVRAVADLLGQHGHMVEEAWPEALGEEEFQPRFVDVVKGSIAQQFRSLERMLGRSVDLDEIESDNRVFVELGRQLPAYRYVESVDWLQSYGRRVAKFFEIDGYDLLLTPVAPRLPPKLGYLSDPKLGLDRQLEFLGFTGQFNVSGQPTISLPLAMSPGEDPLPIGIQLVAAYGHEDLLIRIGSWLEQAMPWAGRWPTIALEGPPA; from the coding sequence ATGGATGAACTTTGGCGATATGACGCGACTGGTCTCGCGGAGCTGATCCGATCAAAGCAGGTGAGTTCACTTGAGGTGACTGACGCTGCGATCAGCCGTATCGAGATGTTCAACCCCATCCTCAATGCGGTCATCGTCGATCGCTTTGAGCAGGCGCGAGAAGAAGCCCGACGCAACCGCAGCGGCTCCTTTGCAGGCGTCCCCCTGTTGCTTAAGGACCTGGGTGCAGCCCAAGAGGGCGAACCGTTCTGGCTCGGCTCTGCGGTACTACGCAATGCTGACTATCGAGCCCCGGTGACGAGTTACTACGTTCAGGCACTGTGCGACGCAGGCTTCATCGTCATCGGTAGAACAAATGCACCGGAGTTCGGCACCAATATCACCACGGAGCCGGTCTCCACTGGTGCCACCAGAAATCCCTGGAATCTGGAGTACTCCTCCGGTGGATCCTCCGGTGGATCCGCTGCAGCGGTAGCGAGCGGCATGGCACCGGTTGGTCAAGCGAGCGATGGAGGTGGATCAATCCGCTTTCCGGCAAGTTATTGCGGATTGGTCGGCTTGAAACCCTCGAGAGGTCGTGTCTCGAAGGGCCCATTGGCCGGTGATGGCTGGGCGGGTTCGACGATCGATGGAGCCTTGACCCGTTCGATTCGAGATGCGGCCGCAGTGCTCGATGTGATGGCTGGGTATCGTAGTGGCGATCCCTATACGGCCCCGGCCTTCGCACAGCCACTCATCGAAGAGGTGAACCAACCGGTCAGACGCCTGCGCATTGGGGTACTCGACCACTCGCTTCTGCGTGCGGCACAGACTGATCCCCGTGTCACGGAGGCCGTTCGCGCCGTTGCAGATCTGCTCGGGCAACACGGCCATATGGTTGAAGAGGCGTGGCCGGAGGCCTTAGGGGAGGAGGAGTTCCAGCCCCGATTTGTCGATGTTGTGAAGGGCTCGATTGCACAACAGTTTCGTTCTCTCGAACGGATGCTGGGTCGCTCTGTCGATCTTGACGAGATCGAATCCGATAACCGAGTCTTCGTGGAACTTGGACGTCAGCTGCCAGCATATCGGTACGTCGAGTCGGTGGATTGGCTGCAGTCCTATGGCCGACGAGTCGCCAAGTTCTTTGAGATCGATGGCTATGACCTTCTCCTCACCCCTGTCGCTCCTCGTTTGCCACCCAAGCTGGGTTACCTCAGCGATCCGAAGCTTGGTCTTGACCGCCAGCTTGAGTTTCTCGGCTTCACCGGTCAGTTCAACGTCTCGGGTCAACCGACGATCTCGTTGCCGCTTGCGATGAGCCCTGGTGAAGACCCCCTCCCGATCGGCATCCAGTTGGTGGCGGCCTATGGGCATGAGGATCTGCTCATACGGATTGGATCTTGGTTGGAACAGGCCATGCCGTGGGCAGGACGCTGGCCGACGATCGCGCTTGAGGGCCCACCGGCATGA